From Vitis vinifera cultivar Pinot Noir 40024 chromosome 3, ASM3070453v1, the proteins below share one genomic window:
- the LOC100243586 gene encoding NADP-dependent D-sorbitol-6-phosphate dehydrogenase isoform X1 codes for MAITLNSGFKMPILGLGVWRMDGKDIRNLLINAIKIGYRHFDCAADYQNEVEVGEALAEAFQTGLVKREDLFITTKLWNSDHGHVIEACKASLKKLQLDYLDLFLIHFPIATKHTGVGTTGSALDEDGVLDIDTTISLETTWHAMEELVSMGLVRSIGISNYDIFLTRDCLAYSKVKPAVNQIETHPYFQRDSLVKFCQKHGICVTAHTPLGGSVSNTEWFGSVSCLDDPALKVRKTLLLHRSTINAGLQNNVFLFLWLQDLAEKYKKTVPQVVLRWGIQRNTVVIPKTSKLERLEENFRVLDFELAKEDMDLIGSLDRKHRTNQPAKFWGIDLYA; via the exons ATGGCGATAACACTCAACAGTGGCTTCAAAATGCCCATACTCGGCCTGGGTGTGTGGCGTATGGACGGCAAAGACATCAGAAATCTCCTCATCAACGCCATCAAGATCGGTTATCGCCACTTCGACTGCGCTG CTGATTACCAGAATGAAGTAGAAGTTGGGGAGGCACTTGCAGAAGCATTTCAGACTGGGCTTGTCAAGAGGGAGGATCTTTTCATTACCACCAAG CTCTGGAATTCAGATCATGGACATGTTATAGAGGCTTGCAAAGCCAGTCTGAAGAAGCTCCAGCTAGATTATCTAGACCTGTTCCTTATTCACTTTCCCATTGCCACCAAACATACTG GTGTGGGCACAACTGGGAGTGCTCTGGACGAGGATGGGGTGTTGGACATCGACACAACCATATCCCTGGAAACTACCTGGCATGCTATGGAAGAATTGGTTTCTATGGGTTTAGTTCGAAGCATTGGGATAAG CAACTACGACATCTTTCTAACCAGGGATTGCTTAGCTTACTCCAAAGTGAAGCCTGCTGTGAATCAGATCGAGACACACCCCTACTTCCAACGCGACTCCCTCGTCAAATTCTGCCAGAAGCATGGAATCTGTGTCACTGCCCATACTCCTCTGGGCGGCTCTGTGTCTAACACAGAATGGTTTGGTTCAGTATCATGTTTGGATGACCCAGCTCTCAAAGTAAGGAAAACCCTTCTCTTACATAGATCAACCATCAATGCTGGTTTGCAAAATAATGTCTTCTTGTTTCTTTGGCTTCAGGATCTGGCTGAGAAATACAAAAAGACTGTACCTCAGGTTGTTCTCCGATGGGGCATCCAGCGGAACACGGTTGTCATCCCAAAAACATCAAAGCTTGAGAGATTGGAAGAAAATTTCAGGGTTTTAGACTTTGAGCTGGCCAAAGAGGACATGGACCTGATTGGAAGCCTGGACCGGAAGCATCGAACCAATCAGCCTGCAAAGTTTTGGGGCATAGATCTGTATGCTTGA
- the LOC100243586 gene encoding NADP-dependent D-sorbitol-6-phosphate dehydrogenase isoform X2, which produces MAITLNSGFKMPILGLGVWRMDGKDIRNLLINAIKIGYRHFDCAADYQNEVEVGEALAEAFQTGLVKREDLFITTKLWNSDHGHVIEACKASLKKLQLDYLDLFLIHFPIATKHTGVGTTGSALDEDGVLDIDTTISLETTWHAMEELVSMGLVRSIGISNYDIFLTRDCLAYSKVKPAVNQIETHPYFQRDSLVKFCQKHGICVTAHTPLGGSVSNTEWFGSVSCLDDPALKDLAEKYKKTVPQVVLRWGIQRNTVVIPKTSKLERLEENFRVLDFELAKEDMDLIGSLDRKHRTNQPAKFWGIDLYA; this is translated from the exons ATGGCGATAACACTCAACAGTGGCTTCAAAATGCCCATACTCGGCCTGGGTGTGTGGCGTATGGACGGCAAAGACATCAGAAATCTCCTCATCAACGCCATCAAGATCGGTTATCGCCACTTCGACTGCGCTG CTGATTACCAGAATGAAGTAGAAGTTGGGGAGGCACTTGCAGAAGCATTTCAGACTGGGCTTGTCAAGAGGGAGGATCTTTTCATTACCACCAAG CTCTGGAATTCAGATCATGGACATGTTATAGAGGCTTGCAAAGCCAGTCTGAAGAAGCTCCAGCTAGATTATCTAGACCTGTTCCTTATTCACTTTCCCATTGCCACCAAACATACTG GTGTGGGCACAACTGGGAGTGCTCTGGACGAGGATGGGGTGTTGGACATCGACACAACCATATCCCTGGAAACTACCTGGCATGCTATGGAAGAATTGGTTTCTATGGGTTTAGTTCGAAGCATTGGGATAAG CAACTACGACATCTTTCTAACCAGGGATTGCTTAGCTTACTCCAAAGTGAAGCCTGCTGTGAATCAGATCGAGACACACCCCTACTTCCAACGCGACTCCCTCGTCAAATTCTGCCAGAAGCATGGAATCTGTGTCACTGCCCATACTCCTCTGGGCGGCTCTGTGTCTAACACAGAATGGTTTGGTTCAGTATCATGTTTGGATGACCCAGCTCTCAAA GATCTGGCTGAGAAATACAAAAAGACTGTACCTCAGGTTGTTCTCCGATGGGGCATCCAGCGGAACACGGTTGTCATCCCAAAAACATCAAAGCTTGAGAGATTGGAAGAAAATTTCAGGGTTTTAGACTTTGAGCTGGCCAAAGAGGACATGGACCTGATTGGAAGCCTGGACCGGAAGCATCGAACCAATCAGCCTGCAAAGTTTTGGGGCATAGATCTGTATGCTTGA
- the LOC100248726 gene encoding V-type proton ATPase subunit c1, which produces MSTFSGDETAPFFGFLGAAAALVFSCMGAAYGTAKSGVGVASMGVMRPELVMKSIVPVVMAGVLGIYGLIIAVIISTGINPKAKSYYLFDGYAHLSSGLACGLAGLSAGMAIGIVGDAGVRANAQQPKLFVGMILILIFAEALALYGLIVGIILSSRAGQSRAE; this is translated from the exons ATGTCTACATTCAGCGGCGATGAAACGGCACCGTTTTTCGGATTCCTCGGCGCCGCTGCTGCCCTCGTCTTCTCCT gTATGGGAGCTGCGTATGGAACGGCGAAGAGTGGCGTCGGAGTGGCGTCGATGGGAGTGATGAGGCCGGAGCTGGTGATGAAGTCGATTGTACCAGTTGTTATGGCTGGAGTTTTAGGTATTTACGGGCTTATCATTGCTGTTATCATCAGTACTGGGATTAACCCTAAGGCCAAATCGTACTACCTTTTCGATGGCTATGCGCATCTCTCGTCGGGTTTGGCGTGTGGTCTGGCCGGGCTCTCGGCCGGAATGGCAATCGGGATTGTTGGCGATGCCGGTGTCAG GGCTAATGCGCAGCAGCCTAAACTTTTTGTTGGTATGATCCTCATTCTCATCTTTGCTGAAGCACTGGCCCTATACGGCCTTATTGTTGGCATTATCTTGTCATCCCGAGCTGGCCAGTCCAGAGCAGAATAA
- the LOC100233080 gene encoding arginine decarboxylase, with translation MPALACCVDAAVAPPGYAFAGDSSLPAPVPFAGDPLATNDAAALPTGEHSHWSPSLSADLYRIDGWGAPYFSVNTSGNISVRPYGKNTLPHQEIDLMKIVKKVSDPKSAGGLGLQLPLIVRLPDVLQNRLESLQSAFDFAIQSQGYESHYQGVFPVKCNQDRFIVEDVVKFGSAFRFGLEAGSKPELLLAMSCLCKGNPEALLVCNGFKDADYIALALVARKLALNTVIVLEQEEELDLVINLSQKLSVHPVIGVRAKLRTKHAGHFGSTSGEKGKFGLTTIQILRVVRKLEQAGMLDSLQLLHFHIGSQIPSTDLLADGVSEAAQIYCELVRLGAHMRVIDIGGGLGIDYDGSKSSESDISVGYGLEEYAMAVVRAVQHVCDRKSVKHPVICSESGRALVSHHSILIFEAVSASVHDSPATSLSLQRFVEGLSEEARVDYQNLAAAAVSGEYETCLRFADQLKQRCVDQFKEGSLGIEQLADVDGLCDLVSKEVGATDPVRTYHVNLSVFTCIPDFWGIGQLFPIVPIHRLDQRPGARGILSDLTCDSDGKIDKFIGGESSLPLHELEGSDVVFGGSGKYYLGMFLGGAYEEALGGLHNLFGGPSVVRVLQSDGPHSFAVTRAMPGPSCGDVLRVMQHEPELMFETLKHRAEECGHEDGMTNGSLASGLALSFHKMPYLVAGSSCCMTNSGYYYGNEDNYNRAADSAAGDDDHWSYCFA, from the coding sequence ATGCCGGCCCTGGCTTGTTGCGTAGATGCTGCTGTTGCACCTCCCGGCTACGCCTTTGCCGGGGATAGCTCTCTTCCCGCGCCGGTGCCATTCGCCGGCGATCCTCTGGCGACAAACGACGCTGCAGCTCTCCCGACCGGCGAACATTCTCATTGGTCCCCATCCCTCTCGGCGGATTTGTATAGGATCGACGGTTGGGGGGCGCCGTACTTCTCCGTTAACACCTCCGGCAACATTTCTGTTCGTCCGTACGGTAAGAACACCCTTCCTCATCAAGAGATTGATCTGATGAAGATCGTTAAGAAAGTTTCGGATCCGAAATCTGCGGGAGGACTCGGTTTGCAGCTTCCTCTCATCGTTCGATTGCCTGATGTGCTCCAGAATCGTCTGGAGTCTCTGCAGTCTGCGTTCGACTTCGCAATCCAATCTCAAGGCTACGAATCTCACTACCAAGGTGTTTTCCCCGTGAAATGCAATCAGGACCGGTTCATCGTGGAAGATGTCGTGAAGTTCGGGTCGGCTTTCCGGTTTGGCCTCGAAGCTGGTTCCAAACCGGAGCTCCTTCTGGCCATGAGCTGTTTGTGCAAAGGAAACCCTGAAGCTCTTCTGGTCTGCAATGGCTTCAAAGATGCTGACTACATTGCGCTTGCTCTGGTTGCGAGGAAACTTGCTTTGAATACTGTGATCGTCCTTGAGCAAGAGGAAGAGCTTGATCTGGTGATTAATCTAAGCCAGAAGCTTTCCGTGCATCCGGTGATTGGTGTCCGAGCCAAGCTGAGGACTAAGCACGCGGGCCATTTTGGGTCCACGTCTGGCGAGAAAGGGAAGTTTGGGTTGACTACGATACAGATTTTGCGAGTAGTAAGAAAGCTTGAACAAGCAGGAATGCTTGATTCTCTGCAATTACTGCATTTCCACATCGGATCTCAGATTCCTTCTACAGACTTGCTCGCAGATGGGGTCAGTGAAGCTGCTCAGATTTACTGTGAATTGGTCCGTCTCGGTGCCCATATGCGAGTCATTGACATTGGAGGGGGTCTCGGTATTGATTATGATGGATCGAAGTCGAGTGAGTCTGATATTTCTGTTGGTTATGGGCTTGAAGAGTATGCTATGGCAGTAGTTCGAGCTGTCCAGCATGTATGTGATCGCAAGTCAGTGAAACACCCTGTGATTTGCAGTGAAAGTGGCCGGGCTTTAGTCTCTCACCATTCAATTTTGATCTTTGAGGCTGTTTCGGCAAGTGTACATGATTCACCTGCTACTTCACTCAGTTTACAGCGCTTTGTGGAGGGACTTTCTGAGGAAGCCCGTGTTGATTACCAGAATCTGGCTGCTGCTGCAGTTAGTGGCGAGTATGAGACTTGCTTGCGTTTTGctgatcaattgaagcaaagATGTGTTGATCAATTCAAGGAAGGGTCGTTAGGTATTGAACAGCTTGCTGACGTTGATGGGCTGTGTGACTTGGTTTCCAAGGAGGTTGGTGCCACTGATCCAGTGCGCACTTACCATGTGAATTTATCAGTCTTCACATGTATTCCTGATTTCTGGGGTATTGGGCAGCTGTTCCCTATAGTCCCCATTCACCGACTCGACCAGAGGCCTGGGGCGAGGGGGATTTTATCGGATTTGACCTGTGACAGTGATGGGAAGATTGATAAGTTCATTGGCGGTGAGTCAAGCTTGCCTCTGCATGAACTAGAAGGTTCAGATGTTGTTTTTGGTGGTAGTGGGAAGTACTACTTGGGGATGTTCTTGGGCGGGGCTTACGAGGAGGCGCTCGGTGGTTTGCACAATCTGTTTGGTGGCCCGAGTGTTGTTCGGGTGTTGCAGAGCGATGGACCTCACAGCTTCGCAGTGACGCGTGCCATGCCAGGGCCTTCCTGCGGAGATGTGCTCCGAGTGATGCAGCATGAGCCTGAGCTCATGTTCGAGACGCTTAAGCACCGCGCTGAGGAGTGCGGTCACGAGGATGGTATGACCAATGGTTCTCTTGCTAGTGGACTTGCCCTTTCCTTCCACAAGATGCCCTATCTTGTGGCGGGTTCTTCTTGCTGCATGACTAACAGCGGTTACTATTATGGCAATGAAGACAACTACAATCGTGCTGCTGATTCTGCTGCTGGGGATGATGACCATTGGTCTTACTGCTTTGCTTGA